The proteins below are encoded in one region of Campylobacter rectus:
- a CDS encoding TonB-dependent receptor, whose amino-acid sequence MKFKILVSACAVFAIFAAQANAKESVNTAPVKLEAVEVNSVGDNISNSGIDEGFLSKNVQNGILAGKRALDVPYQINTITKETMGNQGVNGFEDVIKYFPSASITMFGGSVAGRPQTRGFGANVVGNVFWDGFYAVATTATPMAMFESLQVQNGLAGSLYGAQNPVGIFSYTKKRPVDNEHTIWGDYVSRKNFGLGLDSSMKFEKFGYRTVFYGSDGARHRYGNLQRRLASGVFEFYPTDALTIETAASYYEHRSHGFAGLFYIPVTGGAMKYKIPKARRDDVAGMGQPFGGMNLKKTMLSAKLRYAPTDRWYFEGGFAWQRVDRDTHRIINDIYSNNGDFNVYHVGGIPNYRYELPSGYLKAVTDVETFGLKHDLSLQANGYSWNTFRFANSPVSGYANSGGNSMSDPHVFARPNTRNGSNLFKVTQTQMKNLTALDDITINENFSILLSLSNAWIKTRSRAGNNRANPLETRYDESGLSYGASFIYRPIEDVSLYFTYADSLQKGDQGVNADGTIVVLKPYRSKQYEIGAKARISELDLSAALFRIQRPIAYVSNGTFAEQGEQINQGLELMAGGKLVQNLSVFGGVTFIDSKLKNPKLAGADNKNVTGVSKIKSNLLFDYLVPGTDKLAFSANFHYNSGFYTDDLNTQKTSAFFTTDLGARYTSRTMLGKQTTLRFNVNNVFNKKYWAGISPASMDGAATGSTRVAGTTGLSLGESRTFILSAEVKF is encoded by the coding sequence ATGAAATTTAAAATTTTAGTTTCGGCTTGTGCCGTTTTTGCAATATTTGCCGCTCAAGCAAACGCCAAGGAGTCCGTCAATACCGCCCCCGTTAAGTTAGAAGCCGTCGAGGTAAATAGCGTCGGTGATAATATCAGTAACAGCGGTATCGACGAGGGCTTTTTGAGCAAAAACGTGCAAAACGGCATTTTGGCGGGCAAGCGCGCTCTGGACGTGCCGTATCAGATAAATACTATCACCAAAGAGACGATGGGCAATCAAGGCGTAAACGGCTTTGAGGACGTCATCAAATACTTCCCGTCCGCTTCGATCACGATGTTCGGCGGCTCGGTTGCCGGTCGTCCGCAGACGCGCGGCTTTGGCGCAAACGTTGTTGGCAACGTCTTTTGGGACGGCTTTTACGCCGTAGCCACTACTGCGACGCCGATGGCGATGTTTGAGAGCCTTCAGGTACAAAACGGTCTCGCAGGCTCCCTCTACGGCGCACAAAATCCCGTCGGCATCTTTAGCTACACTAAAAAGCGTCCCGTGGATAATGAGCATACGATCTGGGGTGATTACGTAAGCCGCAAAAATTTTGGGCTCGGACTTGATAGCTCGATGAAATTTGAAAAATTCGGCTACCGCACCGTGTTTTACGGCAGCGATGGCGCGCGGCACAGATACGGAAATTTGCAGCGCCGTTTGGCTTCGGGGGTATTTGAGTTTTACCCGACGGATGCGCTTACGATAGAGACGGCCGCGAGCTACTACGAGCACCGTTCGCACGGCTTTGCAGGGCTATTTTACATCCCCGTAACGGGCGGCGCGATGAAGTATAAAATTCCAAAAGCCAGGAGGGACGACGTAGCCGGCATGGGGCAGCCTTTCGGCGGAATGAATCTAAAAAAAACGATGCTAAGCGCCAAGCTTAGATATGCGCCGACCGATCGCTGGTATTTTGAGGGCGGCTTTGCGTGGCAGCGCGTCGATCGCGATACGCATCGCATCATAAACGACATCTACAGCAATAACGGCGACTTTAACGTATATCACGTTGGCGGCATCCCAAATTACCGTTATGAACTACCAAGCGGCTATTTAAAGGCCGTGACGGACGTTGAGACATTCGGACTAAAGCACGATCTTAGCCTTCAGGCAAATGGCTATAGCTGGAATACGTTTAGATTTGCCAACTCGCCCGTTAGCGGCTACGCGAACTCCGGCGGCAATAGTATGAGCGATCCGCATGTTTTCGCTCGTCCAAACACTCGCAACGGCTCGAATCTTTTCAAAGTGACGCAAACGCAGATGAAAAATTTAACGGCTTTGGACGACATTACTATAAATGAAAATTTTAGCATCCTACTAAGCCTCTCAAATGCGTGGATAAAAACCAGATCCCGTGCCGGCAACAACCGCGCCAATCCGCTTGAAACGAGATACGACGAATCGGGGCTTAGCTACGGAGCAAGCTTTATCTACCGACCTATCGAGGATGTGAGTTTATATTTCACCTATGCGGATAGCTTGCAAAAAGGCGATCAGGGCGTAAACGCCGACGGTACGATCGTAGTTTTAAAGCCGTATCGCTCCAAACAATATGAAATCGGCGCAAAGGCTCGCATAAGCGAACTTGATCTAAGTGCGGCGCTATTTAGGATACAGCGTCCGATCGCATACGTTAGCAACGGCACCTTTGCCGAGCAAGGCGAGCAGATTAATCAAGGCTTGGAGCTAATGGCTGGCGGCAAGCTAGTACAAAATTTGAGCGTGTTCGGCGGCGTGACTTTTATCGATTCTAAGCTTAAAAATCCGAAGCTTGCTGGTGCGGATAATAAAAACGTAACGGGCGTCTCAAAGATCAAGTCGAATTTACTCTTTGATTATCTCGTGCCGGGCACCGATAAGCTTGCGTTTAGCGCAAATTTCCACTACAACAGCGGATTTTACACCGATGATCTAAATACGCAAAAGACGTCCGCATTTTTTACGACCGACCTTGGTGCGCGCTATACTAGCCGCACGATGCTTGGTAAACAGACCACTTTGCGATTTAACGTAAATAACGTGTTTAATAAAAAATATTGGGCGGGAATTTCGCCTGCGAGTATGGACGGCGCGGCTACCGGCAGCACGAGAGTGGCGGGCACCACGGGGTTAAGCCTTGGCGAGAGTAGGACGTTTATATTATCTGCCGAAGTCAAATTTTAG
- a CDS encoding TonB-dependent receptor — MKFKISVAVCAVLALFAAQANAAETVRLQAVEVNSIGDNISESGIDEGILNKKVASGPLADKKVFDMPYQVNTISKEVLDNQGVQAFDEAVKYFPSAQLQYRGGGEMGRPQTRGFQGSVVGNVLWDGFYAVSTTAIPMTMFESLQVQNGLAGSLYGGQSPAGIFSYSRKRPMADYNAVWGDYISRGNLGIGLDTSDKFEKVGYRGVFYYTAGEREPKHSRTSRRLASVALDFYPTDDLTFETNFSYYKHTMGGYYNSARITSRNGIAMGNIPDVSSVIASIGKERFMRTITASGKFKYAPTDAWYFEGGYQWQKAIRSRSGDSVFTVPSAFLKAQADFNTGSVKHNFATALNGYKWSSGKGRSLLTDMKNISIVDDIAFGESWNVILSASNTWFKKNGYKKDGVSWAGSVVYKITPDLNVYFTYADSLQDGTSKFYDPSVYRPTHPLYGQTISFKPYRSEQYELGVKARVAEFDLSAAVFQITRPTYYEVDGIFGEQGEQRNRGLELTSGGKLTSNLSAYGGVTFLDPKMNKSAKSSVEGKTMIGEPKVQANVLFDFVVPNTEKLAFTTNFHYTGKRYVDELNTKSVDGYFTMDLGARYTTKAWLGKETTIRFNVNNVFDKKYWVGMFPGSLDGEVKNSGTNLFRSYDRTFMLSAQVKF; from the coding sequence ATGAAATTTAAAATTTCAGTCGCTGTATGTGCTGTTTTAGCGCTATTTGCAGCGCAGGCAAACGCAGCTGAAACGGTCAGGCTTCAAGCGGTCGAGGTAAATAGTATCGGTGACAACATCAGCGAAAGCGGTATTGATGAGGGAATCTTAAACAAAAAAGTCGCTAGTGGACCATTAGCAGATAAAAAAGTTTTTGATATGCCTTATCAGGTAAATACGATCTCTAAAGAAGTGCTCGACAATCAAGGCGTGCAGGCCTTCGACGAAGCGGTCAAGTATTTTCCGTCCGCGCAGCTTCAGTATAGAGGCGGCGGCGAGATGGGGCGCCCGCAAACTCGCGGTTTTCAAGGAAGCGTCGTAGGTAACGTGCTTTGGGATGGATTTTACGCAGTTTCTACGACAGCCATACCGATGACGATGTTTGAAAGCCTTCAGGTGCAAAACGGCCTTGCCGGTTCGCTTTACGGCGGACAAAGTCCCGCAGGTATCTTTAGCTACTCTCGCAAACGCCCTATGGCCGATTATAACGCTGTTTGGGGCGATTATATCTCAAGGGGAAATTTGGGTATCGGCCTAGATACTTCGGATAAATTTGAAAAAGTCGGCTACCGTGGAGTATTTTACTACACTGCAGGCGAAAGAGAGCCTAAACACAGTCGCACCTCACGCCGTCTGGCTTCAGTGGCGCTTGATTTTTATCCGACCGATGATCTTACTTTCGAGACAAACTTCAGCTACTATAAGCACACTATGGGCGGCTACTATAACAGCGCGCGCATAACTAGCAGAAACGGTATCGCCATGGGAAATATCCCGGACGTCTCGAGCGTGATCGCATCCATCGGTAAGGAAAGGTTTATGAGAACGATAACGGCTAGCGGTAAATTTAAATACGCGCCGACCGATGCTTGGTATTTCGAAGGTGGCTATCAGTGGCAAAAGGCCATCAGAAGCAGAAGTGGCGATAGCGTATTTACCGTACCTAGCGCATTTTTAAAGGCTCAAGCGGACTTTAACACCGGTAGCGTTAAGCATAACTTCGCCACCGCCTTAAACGGCTACAAATGGTCAAGCGGCAAAGGCAGATCGCTGCTAACCGATATGAAAAACATCTCTATCGTCGATGACATCGCCTTTGGCGAGAGCTGGAACGTCATACTCTCGGCCTCAAATACTTGGTTTAAAAAAAATGGCTATAAAAAAGACGGTGTCAGCTGGGCCGGAAGCGTCGTATATAAGATAACGCCGGATTTAAACGTCTATTTCACTTATGCCGACAGTTTGCAAGACGGCACTAGCAAATTTTACGACCCGTCCGTTTATCGGCCTACTCACCCGCTATATGGTCAAACCATCAGTTTTAAGCCCTATAGAAGCGAGCAGTATGAGCTCGGCGTAAAGGCTCGAGTTGCGGAGTTTGACCTTAGTGCGGCGGTATTTCAGATCACTAGACCGACTTATTATGAGGTGGATGGGATATTTGGCGAACAAGGAGAGCAGAGAAATAGAGGTCTAGAGCTAACCAGCGGCGGCAAACTCACTTCAAATTTGAGCGCTTACGGCGGCGTGACATTCCTCGATCCTAAGATGAACAAGTCTGCAAAAAGCTCGGTTGAGGGTAAAACGATGATCGGAGAGCCAAAAGTGCAGGCTAACGTACTCTTTGACTTTGTCGTGCCAAATACCGAAAAACTCGCCTTTACGACAAATTTTCACTACACGGGCAAACGCTATGTGGATGAATTGAATACAAAAAGCGTGGACGGCTACTTCACGATGGATCTGGGCGCTAGATACACGACTAAAGCGTGGCTAGGCAAGGAAACAACGATAAGATTTAATGTAAATAACGTCTTTGATAAAAAATACTGGGTAGGTATGTTCCCTGGTTCGCTTGACGGAGAGGTCAAAAACTCAGGCACAAATTTGTTTAGGAGCTATGATAGAACGTTTATGCTATCGGCTCAAGTCAAATTTTAA
- a CDS encoding class I SAM-dependent methyltransferase has product MQGLVNWKVLRDLKFASLMRRLPQEKGGDKKARGGGVNWDEVANMYNEMTRMEARSTAQAISLLPIGPEDSVLDVGCGPGRLIVPLAKIARSVTGVDAFAQMLSFARQNAQNAGLKNIKFLQKSWLDDDALEAIGKHDVIIASRSVGLGNIEKLNKTAKKYVVLMCFFESSLREIWQGFLQGVADEQPQEAGESERRACASETCERKRREEARENDRMFGYNVTFNMLYDMGANPNVHIMQDIYEKEFASREEAYEHFRFAGEIPTSKEKIYRANVDKYLTQTASGWRFERRARSYVMWWDVREISQI; this is encoded by the coding sequence ATGCAGGGGCTAGTGAATTGGAAAGTGCTTCGCGATCTTAAATTTGCGTCGCTAATGAGGCGCTTGCCGCAAGAAAAGGGCGGCGATAAAAAAGCTAGGGGCGGCGGCGTAAACTGGGATGAAGTCGCCAATATGTACAACGAGATGACGCGTATGGAGGCGCGCTCGACGGCGCAAGCGATATCGCTACTGCCGATTGGACCGGAAGATAGCGTGCTGGATGTGGGCTGCGGACCGGGCAGGCTGATCGTGCCTCTCGCAAAGATCGCTCGCAGCGTAACCGGCGTTGACGCATTCGCGCAGATGCTAAGCTTCGCCCGCCAAAACGCGCAAAACGCAGGGCTAAAAAATATAAAATTTTTGCAAAAAAGCTGGCTTGACGATGACGCGCTAGAGGCGATCGGCAAGCACGACGTCATCATCGCATCACGCTCGGTAGGGCTCGGCAATATCGAAAAGCTAAACAAAACCGCTAAAAAATACGTAGTTTTAATGTGTTTTTTTGAAAGTAGCCTGCGCGAAATTTGGCAGGGATTTTTGCAAGGCGTCGCGGATGAGCAGCCGCAGGAGGCCGGCGAGAGCGAGCGGCGAGCTTGCGCGTCCGAGACTTGCGAGCGAAAGAGACGCGAAGAGGCGCGCGAAAACGATAGAATGTTCGGCTACAACGTGACCTTTAATATGCTCTACGACATGGGCGCAAACCCCAATGTGCATATCATGCAGGACATCTACGAAAAGGAGTTCGCAAGCCGCGAGGAGGCGTACGAGCATTTTAGATTTGCAGGTGAAATTCCTACTTCGAAGGAGAAAATTTACCGTGCAAACGTGGATAAATATTTGACGCAAACGGCGAGCGGGTGGAGGTTTGAAAGAAGGGCGAGGAGCTACGTAATGTGGTGGGACGTACGAGAAATTTCGCAAATTTAG